One segment of Gammaproteobacteria bacterium DNA contains the following:
- a CDS encoding NHLP family bacteriocin export ABC transporter peptidase/permease/ATPase subunit: MFKQLLNKALKPFRLVKQGFLSIKTRLSAVKKQLLVKYKRTTGADIVRVKTASILQMEATECGAAALGIILNYYGCYVPLEQLRIECGVSRDGSKAINMLRAARHYGLNAQGAKVEPEALSTLTFPLIAFWEFNHFVVIEGISETKVYLNDPATGPRTVTLEEFDGSFTGVVLLFETTPEFRPGGRKPNILNSIIPRLQSVINPLLFVTLASLALVIPGIAIPGFTKIFIDEILIKHLPGWLLPLLWGLGITAVLRTILSWLQQFYLTRLQLKMSLTSSARFMWHVLRLPMSFFSQRFAGDIQSRVAANDQVATWLSGDLATSLVSLVSMVFYALVMFLFDWQLTLIGIAAAAANVGVLMHVARKIENSSRRLQQELGKLEAIEMNGLQAIETIKATSAEDDFFQQWAGYHAKTLNSQQRIHLYNRTLQVLPQLFTGLLTVAILGLGSWRIMQGHLTIGGLVAFQSLLVSFNEPLMTLLGFGARLQEIRADLTRLEDVLNHPEDSRLIQLPAEVSPPSSSETEIPKFSGKLELRDVSFGYSSLDPPLLENINIKITPGQHVAVVGVSGGGKSTLARLICGLYQPWSGEILYDDVPIQDISAMRLSQSLGFVDQDIFLFEGTIHDNLTLWDHTITSGALREAIHAAALEPVIQTRVNGLDSEIENAGGNFSGGQRQQLEIARALASKPTLMVLDEATSSLDAETEQTIMENLKKSGHSLLIIAHRLSTIRDCDEIIVIDQGRIVERGAHEQLYQNKGAYYQLLQNSNEAFYAQYA, translated from the coding sequence ATGTTCAAGCAGCTTCTCAATAAAGCACTTAAACCCTTTCGTCTGGTTAAACAAGGTTTTTTGTCGATTAAAACCCGGCTTAGCGCAGTCAAAAAACAACTATTGGTAAAATATAAACGCACGACGGGTGCTGACATAGTCAGGGTAAAAACTGCCAGTATTTTGCAAATGGAAGCCACTGAATGCGGTGCTGCTGCTTTAGGTATTATATTGAATTATTATGGCTGTTATGTACCGCTTGAGCAGCTACGCATAGAATGTGGTGTCTCTCGTGATGGTAGTAAAGCCATCAACATGTTGCGGGCAGCGCGGCATTATGGGTTAAATGCCCAGGGTGCAAAAGTAGAGCCCGAAGCCTTAAGCACACTGACTTTTCCATTAATTGCATTTTGGGAATTCAACCATTTTGTAGTTATTGAAGGCATTAGTGAAACTAAAGTCTATTTGAACGATCCGGCGACAGGTCCGCGTACCGTCACCCTGGAAGAGTTTGACGGCTCTTTTACTGGTGTGGTGTTGTTATTTGAGACGACACCTGAATTCCGTCCTGGGGGACGCAAACCAAATATCCTAAATAGTATTATCCCTCGCCTGCAATCTGTCATAAATCCGTTACTGTTTGTCACATTGGCTAGCCTGGCGTTAGTAATTCCAGGGATAGCTATTCCTGGATTTACTAAAATTTTTATTGATGAAATCTTAATTAAGCATCTCCCAGGGTGGTTACTGCCACTATTATGGGGGTTGGGTATAACGGCAGTATTACGCACGATATTATCCTGGTTGCAACAATTTTATTTAACCCGTCTGCAGTTGAAGATGTCGTTGACTTCCTCGGCGCGTTTTATGTGGCATGTATTACGCTTACCGATGTCCTTCTTTAGTCAGCGTTTTGCGGGTGATATCCAATCGCGAGTCGCCGCTAATGACCAGGTGGCTACTTGGTTATCAGGTGATCTGGCTACTTCTTTAGTCAGTTTGGTTAGCATGGTATTTTATGCCTTAGTCATGTTTTTGTTTGATTGGCAATTGACCTTGATAGGCATAGCTGCAGCAGCAGCAAATGTCGGTGTCTTAATGCATGTCGCCCGCAAAATTGAAAACAGCAGCCGGCGGTTACAGCAGGAATTAGGTAAGCTTGAAGCGATAGAAATGAATGGATTGCAGGCGATAGAAACCATTAAAGCTACCAGCGCGGAAGATGATTTTTTTCAGCAATGGGCGGGATACCACGCCAAGACACTCAATAGCCAACAGCGAATCCATTTATATAATCGAACATTGCAAGTATTACCACAGTTGTTTACAGGCCTTTTAACGGTTGCCATTCTCGGTTTGGGTAGTTGGCGTATTATGCAGGGGCATTTGACTATTGGTGGTTTGGTAGCCTTTCAGAGTTTGTTGGTTAGTTTTAATGAGCCGTTAATGACGCTACTAGGATTTGGTGCGCGGCTGCAAGAAATACGTGCTGATTTGACTCGATTGGAAGATGTTTTGAATCACCCAGAAGATTCGCGATTAATACAGCTACCGGCAGAGGTTTCACCCCCTTCATCCTCGGAAACAGAAATTCCAAAATTTTCAGGCAAATTAGAACTGCGTGATGTCAGCTTTGGTTATTCGTCGCTTGATCCTCCTTTGTTAGAAAACATTAATATAAAAATAACGCCAGGCCAGCATGTGGCTGTGGTGGGGGTGTCAGGCGGTGGCAAATCCACTTTGGCCAGATTGATTTGTGGATTGTATCAGCCTTGGTCGGGTGAAATCCTTTACGATGATGTACCTATTCAGGATATTTCAGCTATGCGATTAAGCCAGTCATTGGGATTTGTAGATCAGGATATATTTTTATTTGAGGGAACTATTCACGATAACCTGACTTTATGGGATCACACGATCACCAGTGGAGCATTGCGTGAGGCTATCCATGCAGCAGCCCTGGAACCCGTGATTCAAACACGTGTCAATGGTTTGGATAGTGAAATAGAAAATGCGGGTGGAAATTTCAGTGGTGGGCAGCGTCAACAGTTGGAAATCGCGCGTGCATTAGCATCAAAACCGACATTGATGGTGCTCGATGAAGCAACTTCTTCGCTAGATGCAGAGACTGAGCAGACCATTATGGAAAATCTCAAAAAAAGTGGCCATAGCCTTTTGATTATCGCGCATCGTTTAAGCACTATCCGAGATTGTGATGAGATTATTGTCATCGATCAAGGACGAATTGTAGAGCGGGGCGCCCATGAGCAACTTTATCAAAATAAGGGCGCTTATTATCAATTGTTACAAAACTCGAATGAGGCGTTTTATGCCCAATATGCATGA
- a CDS encoding NHLP bacteriocin export ABC transporter permease/ATPase subunit, translating into MPNMHDDEIVASAIDQLASIFNASYTKPIGEQKDVLWLACKLIGDAIGVKVVNPDNIPLHTTVHNVVMSVAHASQFQVRRVLLKGHWWENDNGPLLAFSQETHQPFVLIMNHSGKYNIIEPASGYSRPFEAEMAQSLDFYAYSFYRCLPDIALNLKELLVFALKNQWRDIFRLLLLQTCIGLLGLLIPVATGILLNTAVPLADVSLLQQWIIGLVAITLGMVAFNAAKILSMIRLRYKTNASTQAAIWARLVRLPVRFFRAYTPGDLALRASGIDTIQQELTDATLQTFLSGIFSVLTLGLMFYYSPLLAVVAIVMLLIFLSLMFFNARMQLKYQRPIAQLQGRLANLVLQFLTSISKLRVSHSEGRSFALWAEKFSNKNRLFFKSSLLEIQFNIVTGILSIIGLLSVFGLVGAGYVKISFGSFIAFNAAFGQFFAATIGFASILMTWISLIPLYERIKPILTTLPESEVSGLDPGPVTGKIALSSVNFRYYSEGPWVLEDISLAIEPGEMVALVGPTGSGKSTLFRLLLGFETPATGGVFYNDQDLSKLNIRLLREQIGVVLQNGMLFAGTIFENIAGTHPLTMEDAWEVAAQVGLAQDIETMSMGMHTLISEGGKTLSVGQRQRLMIARALARKPQMLFLDEATSALDNPTQAEVMRNLEALKITRIVAAHRLSTLVNADRIFVLQAGKIVQTGSYDALMREPGLFATLAQRQIIS; encoded by the coding sequence ATGCCCAATATGCATGATGACGAAATAGTAGCTAGTGCAATTGATCAATTGGCATCTATTTTTAATGCCAGTTATACCAAGCCGATTGGTGAACAAAAAGATGTTTTATGGTTAGCGTGTAAGTTAATTGGCGATGCGATCGGTGTCAAAGTGGTAAATCCTGACAACATTCCCCTACACACTACGGTACATAATGTGGTGATGTCCGTTGCACATGCGTCACAGTTTCAAGTACGTAGGGTATTGCTTAAAGGTCATTGGTGGGAAAATGATAATGGTCCATTGTTGGCTTTTAGTCAGGAAACACATCAACCTTTTGTGTTGATTATGAATCATTCTGGTAAATACAATATCATTGAGCCTGCCAGTGGTTATTCACGGCCATTTGAAGCGGAAATGGCACAATCTCTAGATTTTTATGCCTATAGTTTTTACCGTTGTTTGCCCGATATTGCATTAAACCTCAAAGAATTATTGGTATTTGCACTCAAAAATCAGTGGCGGGATATTTTTCGTTTATTATTACTACAGACGTGTATTGGATTACTTGGGCTTTTGATTCCTGTTGCGACGGGCATTTTATTAAATACAGCCGTGCCGTTGGCCGATGTCAGTTTATTGCAGCAGTGGATTATCGGCTTGGTGGCGATTACTTTGGGTATGGTCGCGTTTAATGCAGCGAAAATATTGTCGATGATACGCCTGCGTTATAAAACCAATGCATCGACTCAGGCCGCTATTTGGGCGCGTTTAGTGCGATTGCCGGTGAGGTTTTTTCGCGCCTATACGCCTGGTGATTTGGCGCTGCGGGCTTCAGGTATCGATACCATACAGCAGGAATTGACTGATGCTACATTGCAGACATTTTTAAGCGGTATTTTTTCTGTGCTGACCTTGGGTTTGATGTTTTACTATTCGCCTTTACTGGCAGTTGTCGCTATCGTGATGCTGTTAATATTTTTGTCACTGATGTTTTTCAACGCCAGAATGCAATTGAAATATCAGCGGCCTATAGCACAATTGCAAGGTCGGTTAGCTAATTTAGTTTTACAGTTTTTAACCAGTATTAGTAAGCTGCGCGTCAGTCATAGTGAAGGGCGTAGTTTTGCATTATGGGCAGAAAAATTCAGCAATAAAAATCGTTTGTTTTTTAAATCATCTCTGCTGGAAATTCAGTTTAATATTGTGACGGGTATATTGAGCATTATTGGACTATTGAGTGTGTTTGGTTTAGTAGGTGCAGGTTATGTGAAGATCAGTTTTGGTTCTTTTATTGCATTCAATGCCGCATTTGGACAATTTTTTGCTGCGACAATTGGTTTTGCCAGTATTCTGATGACTTGGATCAGTCTCATTCCGCTTTATGAACGTATTAAACCCATTTTGACTACCCTGCCTGAAAGCGAGGTTTCCGGTTTAGATCCAGGGCCGGTTACGGGGAAAATTGCATTAAGCTCAGTAAATTTCCGTTATTATTCTGAAGGTCCTTGGGTGCTTGAAGATATTTCTTTGGCAATTGAGCCCGGTGAAATGGTAGCGTTAGTGGGTCCAACTGGAAGTGGTAAGTCTACCTTGTTTCGTTTATTACTCGGCTTTGAAACACCGGCGACAGGTGGCGTATTTTATAACGACCAGGACTTAAGTAAATTAAACATTCGGTTATTGCGTGAACAGATTGGTGTCGTGTTACAAAATGGTATGTTATTTGCTGGAACAATTTTTGAAAATATCGCAGGTACGCATCCCTTGACGATGGAAGATGCATGGGAAGTCGCAGCGCAGGTAGGATTGGCGCAAGATATAGAAACGATGTCTATGGGTATGCATACCTTAATTAGCGAGGGAGGTAAAACACTTTCTGTTGGACAGCGACAGCGTTTGATGATTGCCCGTGCCTTAGCGCGTAAACCACAAATGCTGTTTTTAGATGAAGCAACTTCAGCTTTAGATAATCCAACACAAGCGGAAGTAATGCGTAATTTGGAAGCGCTAAAGATAACTCGCATTGTTGCAGCACATCGGTTAAGCACCTTGGTGAATGCGGATCGAATATTTGTGTTGCAAGCCGGAAAAATTGTACAAACGGGTTCATATGATGCTTTAATGCGTGAGCCTGGGTTGTTTGCGACTTTGGCGCAACGTCAAATCATTTCCTAA
- a CDS encoding NHLP bacteriocin system secretion protein, producing MNTNTTPFREAALKQMASPEQLDQLLQVVTFRAWVIAGTVYALLFFIVAWSIFGSVSTRADGKGILLAGGGDIYNAVSPDGPSHVNTILVKVGEKVTKGQIVATLSRPDLVDQIQVTRNYLSKLQNQYNQLQVTSKTEIATRVQQTTDQQQSLQRSFQNSQQKLGNLQQLLAIKQAAFKRGIETRQSVDQTFQDFYNVKSEVASYDNQLVQLSIAQNSFNDQWRERLRELQLKITDETAQLQNLLIRLKMSTDVQSPVDGVVTNAQATVGSIVNTGDPLVSVASQGKGLDALVYLPPHVGKQVKPGMQALVTPTSVEKAEYGSIYGSVISVAAFPSTPQAILAALQNQDLVKQFTRDEVPIEVRIRLQNDPNTYSNLKWSSSKGPQQLITSGTLVSAMVTVRKQKPITLVIPAFKKLTGMQ from the coding sequence ATGAATACAAATACTACACCATTTCGTGAAGCCGCATTAAAGCAAATGGCCTCTCCAGAGCAACTGGATCAGTTGTTACAGGTTGTAACATTCAGAGCTTGGGTTATAGCTGGGACGGTTTATGCTCTTTTATTTTTTATTGTCGCGTGGTCAATATTTGGCAGTGTATCGACTCGGGCTGATGGTAAGGGTATTTTACTGGCAGGTGGTGGTGATATTTATAATGCGGTATCCCCTGATGGTCCCAGTCATGTGAATACCATTTTAGTTAAAGTGGGTGAGAAGGTGACAAAAGGACAGATTGTAGCGACCTTGTCTCGTCCTGATCTGGTTGATCAAATTCAGGTCACTCGGAATTATCTTTCTAAGCTGCAAAATCAATATAATCAATTGCAGGTTACCTCTAAAACCGAGATTGCAACTCGTGTACAACAAACAACAGATCAACAACAGTCTTTGCAGCGTTCATTCCAAAACAGCCAACAAAAACTTGGCAATCTGCAGCAGTTGCTGGCAATTAAACAAGCCGCTTTTAAAAGAGGTATAGAAACACGTCAAAGTGTGGATCAGACATTCCAGGATTTTTACAATGTAAAAAGTGAAGTTGCAAGTTATGATAACCAATTGGTGCAGTTATCCATAGCTCAAAACAGTTTTAACGATCAATGGCGCGAGCGTTTGCGCGAGCTGCAGCTTAAAATCACCGATGAAACTGCACAATTGCAAAATTTGCTGATTCGCCTAAAAATGTCTACGGATGTGCAAAGTCCCGTAGACGGGGTGGTCACTAATGCTCAGGCAACAGTAGGGAGTATCGTCAATACGGGTGATCCTTTAGTCAGTGTGGCCAGCCAAGGAAAAGGCTTGGATGCGCTAGTTTATTTGCCCCCGCATGTGGGTAAACAGGTCAAACCTGGAATGCAGGCATTAGTGACTCCTACTTCTGTTGAAAAAGCCGAATATGGTAGTATCTATGGCAGTGTTATCAGCGTGGCGGCTTTTCCATCGACGCCACAAGCTATTTTAGCTGCATTGCAGAATCAGGATTTAGTTAAACAATTTACGCGCGATGAAGTTCCGATTGAGGTTAGGATTCGTTTGCAAAATGACCCTAATACTTATAGTAATTTGAAATGGTCATCCTCTAAAGGACCACAGCAGTTGATTACTTCAGGTACATTGGTAAGTGCGATGGTCACTGTGCGTAAGCAAAAACCAATTACTTTGGTTATTCCAGCATTTAAAAAGTTGACTGGGATGCAGTAA
- a CDS encoding acyl-CoA dehydrogenase family protein, whose translation MNDLLLLDDLLTSEEKLVRDTVRQFIESEVLSLLPDAFESGTFPTELVPQIAGLGLLGMTLPEAYGGSDAGAVSYGLVCQELERGDSGLRSFVSVQSSLCMYPIFQFGSEEQKKRFLPAMARGEIIGCFGLTEPDAGSDPASMKTWAKKVAGGFRISGSKMWITNAPIADIAIVWAQTDEGVRGFIVEKEMQGLQRIEIKKKLSLRVSSTGELVMDDCFVPDANLLPGTERGLGAALSCLTQARYGIAWGVMGAALACFDAALAYTKERQQFNKPVASFQLVQKDLATMYSEIVKMQALNLRVGRLKEENKLNPALVSLAKMNGCQAALLIARMARNLLGANGISLEYPVIRHMVNLEAVFTYEGTDNIHHLILGKYITGLNAF comes from the coding sequence TTGAATGACCTATTATTATTAGATGACTTATTAACATCAGAAGAAAAATTAGTACGAGATACCGTACGCCAATTTATTGAATCAGAAGTGCTGTCTCTCCTGCCTGATGCATTTGAATCAGGCACTTTTCCCACTGAATTAGTTCCCCAAATTGCCGGGCTAGGTTTGCTAGGCATGACCTTGCCCGAAGCTTATGGTGGAAGTGATGCAGGCGCAGTCAGCTATGGCCTGGTTTGCCAGGAATTGGAGCGTGGTGATAGTGGTTTGCGTAGTTTTGTCTCTGTGCAAAGTTCTTTGTGTATGTATCCCATTTTCCAATTTGGTTCTGAAGAACAAAAGAAACGCTTTTTGCCTGCTATGGCACGCGGTGAAATCATTGGGTGTTTTGGATTAACGGAACCTGATGCGGGTTCAGATCCTGCTAGTATGAAAACCTGGGCTAAAAAAGTAGCCGGCGGTTTTCGCATCAGCGGCAGTAAAATGTGGATTACCAATGCGCCAATTGCCGATATTGCTATTGTTTGGGCGCAGACTGATGAAGGTGTGCGTGGATTTATTGTGGAAAAAGAAATGCAAGGTTTGCAACGGATTGAAATCAAGAAAAAGCTTTCTTTGCGCGTTTCTTCAACAGGTGAGTTGGTCATGGATGATTGCTTTGTTCCTGATGCTAATTTGCTGCCTGGAACTGAACGCGGTCTAGGTGCGGCTTTGAGCTGTCTGACCCAGGCACGTTATGGCATAGCTTGGGGGGTTATGGGGGCAGCGTTAGCATGTTTTGATGCCGCGTTAGCGTACACCAAGGAGCGGCAGCAATTTAATAAGCCAGTGGCTTCTTTTCAATTGGTGCAGAAAGATTTGGCGACTATGTACTCTGAAATTGTAAAAATGCAGGCTTTGAATTTGCGTGTGGGGCGTTTAAAAGAAGAGAATAAACTGAATCCTGCTTTGGTATCGCTAGCTAAAATGAATGGTTGTCAAGCCGCATTACTGATTGCGCGTATGGCGCGTAATTTATTAGGGGCTAATGGCATCAGTTTAGAGTATCCGGTTATTCGACATATGGTTAATTTAGAAGCGGTATTTACCTATGAGGGTACGGACAATATTCACCATTTAATTCTAGGTAAATATATTACTGGTTTAAATGCATTTTAG
- the ribD gene encoding bifunctional diaminohydroxyphosphoribosylaminopyrimidine deaminase/5-amino-6-(5-phosphoribosylamino)uracil reductase RibD, with protein MSKISHEHYLLMALAEAKQRRGFCAPNPAVGAVVVKDGIVLAMGFHWAAGFAHAEVDALNKLSLEESCGATVYVTLEPCCHQGRTPPCTQLLIERKVAAVYYGYQDPNPLVASQGEQQLRMAGIFCQHLPVQEINAFYQSYDYWTRTKLPFVTAKLALSLDGKIAGAHGQPVSITGLEAQKFTHQGRRNSDAILTTSNTIIHDDPQLNVRIKPQPEAKPVYILDTHLKLPLSAKILTTAVSVTVFHQSEIDSQRLLALEACGVRCVPIPTKNAKLPLVAILRQIGADGVHDLWVEAGGICFQALLAEDLIHRAYIYIGLKWLGESAQAAFLGQINLMQSATKVAWRALGSDGLCELEFVGSSLKHSL; from the coding sequence ATGTCAAAGATTTCCCATGAACATTATTTATTAATGGCTTTAGCGGAAGCTAAACAGCGTAGAGGATTTTGCGCGCCTAATCCGGCTGTGGGCGCAGTCGTAGTCAAAGACGGAATTGTATTGGCTATGGGTTTTCATTGGGCAGCAGGCTTTGCGCATGCCGAGGTAGATGCCCTAAATAAGCTCAGCTTAGAAGAAAGTTGTGGAGCGACAGTTTATGTTACTCTGGAACCTTGCTGTCATCAGGGTAGAACGCCACCTTGTACCCAGCTTTTAATTGAGCGGAAGGTGGCTGCTGTTTATTATGGTTATCAGGATCCTAATCCTTTAGTAGCCAGTCAAGGAGAGCAGCAATTACGTATGGCTGGTATTTTTTGTCAGCATTTACCTGTTCAGGAAATCAATGCATTTTATCAAAGCTATGATTATTGGACTCGCACTAAGCTACCTTTTGTAACGGCTAAATTGGCATTGAGCTTAGATGGTAAAATTGCTGGAGCCCATGGTCAACCTGTCAGTATTACCGGTCTTGAAGCACAAAAATTTACTCACCAAGGGCGTAGGAACTCTGATGCAATTTTGACCACTTCTAATACCATTATTCATGACGATCCACAGCTCAATGTGCGAATTAAACCGCAGCCTGAAGCTAAGCCAGTTTATATTTTAGATACACATCTTAAACTCCCATTGTCTGCCAAGATATTGACTACAGCAGTGTCAGTAACGGTTTTTCATCAGTCTGAAATTGATAGTCAACGTCTGTTAGCGCTAGAAGCTTGCGGGGTGCGCTGCGTGCCTATTCCCACAAAAAATGCTAAACTGCCTTTAGTTGCGATCTTACGCCAGATTGGTGCAGATGGTGTACATGATTTATGGGTAGAAGCGGGTGGAATTTGTTTTCAGGCGTTATTGGCGGAAGATTTGATTCATAGGGCTTATATTTATATTGGTCTTAAATGGTTGGGTGAGTCAGCCCAGGCGGCGTTTTTAGGGCAGATAAATCTTATGCAATCTGCTACTAAAGTCGCATGGCGGGCTTTAGGCAGTGATGGGTTGTGTGAATTGGAGTTTGTTGGATCAAGCCTTAAACATTCACTGTAA
- the ribH gene encoding 6,7-dimethyl-8-ribityllumazine synthase, with protein sequence MPVITEKPLTSPARLALVVSRFNEEITSKLLAGAEQRLEAYAGTEATVVWVPGAIEIPLLAQRLAKSGNYDAIIALGAVIRGETSHYDYVCQQVSDGCQKVALDSNIPVIFGVLTTDDEVQALARVGGNHGHKGVEAVDVAFAMISVLRQLI encoded by the coding sequence ATGCCTGTTATTACAGAAAAACCTTTAACATCTCCAGCGCGTCTTGCCCTTGTTGTCAGCCGTTTTAACGAAGAAATAACCAGTAAGTTATTAGCAGGCGCAGAACAACGCCTAGAAGCGTATGCTGGGACTGAAGCGACCGTAGTGTGGGTTCCAGGCGCAATTGAGATACCGCTATTAGCTCAGCGACTGGCTAAAAGTGGCAACTATGATGCGATTATTGCTTTAGGGGCGGTGATCCGCGGTGAAACGAGTCATTATGATTATGTGTGTCAGCAAGTTAGTGATGGCTGTCAAAAAGTGGCGCTGGACTCTAATATACCTGTTATTTTTGGCGTATTAACTACGGATGATGAGGTGCAGGCGCTAGCTAGGGTTGGAGGTAATCATGGTCATAAAGGTGTTGAAGCGGTAGATGTGGCTTTTGCGATGATTTCAGTATTGAGGCAATTAATTTAA
- a CDS encoding AI-2E family transporter, with translation MQALTQWFQRRFIGTELGSLVLILLVIILLFWWLGKFLAPVLISIVIAYLLDGLVRKLQRWKFPYFLAVNLVFLLFLGSLILGLLVLLPLIWDQSANLLNELPVKVKQIEVFVTDLAQRYPSYISKAEIQKWIASFQSDFARVGKVALTISISTISNVVMLVIYLVLVPLMVYFFMKDRDAILRWLTLFLPKKRQLTNEVWQEVNQQIGNYIRAKILEIIIVAIAATIAFLFLGLNYAVLLGFLVGLSVLIPYVGVIIVTVPVVVVGYLQWGFHADFVYLVIVYSVLMIVDGNILTPLLFSETLKLHPAAVIIAILIFGNLWGFWGIFFAIPLASVCKALMNAWLQHGNLPAAKLPS, from the coding sequence ATGCAAGCATTAACACAATGGTTTCAGCGACGTTTTATTGGTACTGAATTAGGTAGTCTGGTTTTGATTCTTTTGGTCATCATTTTGCTTTTTTGGTGGCTGGGTAAGTTTCTTGCGCCAGTTTTGATTAGTATAGTGATCGCCTATTTGCTGGATGGACTGGTTAGAAAATTACAGCGTTGGAAATTCCCCTATTTTTTAGCAGTTAATTTGGTGTTTTTGCTTTTTTTGGGTTCATTGATTCTGGGGCTTTTGGTGTTGCTGCCGTTGATATGGGACCAGTCAGCTAATTTGTTGAATGAGCTGCCGGTGAAAGTGAAACAGATAGAGGTTTTTGTTACTGATCTAGCTCAGCGTTATCCTTCTTATATTTCCAAGGCGGAAATTCAAAAATGGATAGCGAGTTTTCAGTCTGATTTTGCCAGGGTGGGTAAAGTCGCTTTAACTATCTCCATTAGTACTATTTCTAATGTTGTCATGTTAGTCATTTACTTAGTGCTAGTACCCTTGATGGTTTATTTTTTTATGAAAGACCGTGATGCGATACTGAGATGGTTAACTTTATTTTTACCTAAAAAGCGACAACTAACCAATGAAGTATGGCAAGAAGTGAACCAGCAGATTGGCAATTATATCCGTGCTAAAATTTTGGAAATTATTATTGTTGCTATCGCCGCGACAATTGCATTTTTATTTCTGGGATTAAATTATGCAGTATTGTTAGGCTTTCTAGTGGGTTTATCGGTGTTAATCCCTTATGTGGGTGTTATTATCGTGACTGTTCCGGTGGTTGTGGTTGGTTATCTGCAGTGGGGATTTCATGCCGATTTTGTTTATCTGGTGATTGTTTATTCGGTGCTGATGATTGTGGATGGGAATATCTTAACACCGCTTCTGTTCTCTGAAACCTTAAAATTGCATCCGGCTGCGGTGATTATCGCAATTCTTATTTTTGGTAATTTATGGGGATTTTGGGGGATATTTTTTGCAATTCCTCTGGCTTCGGTATGTAAGGCGCTTATGAACGCGTGGTTGCAGCACGGAAATCTTCCTGCTGCTAAGCTGCCATCCTGA
- a CDS encoding S24 family peptidase: MENKEIRLINLHKLLKESKTAASLAYAANTSPAYISQILSKKAKGSVGHKLARKLELAAGKPKGWLDIMHDEEAKPTVPIKQLPFVEPDKIHEWYSGNTGTLNTMISTVSEENRVDTTGLFCSEMTGDAMMSPMNVAASICPGDIIIIDKNATPSFGDIVLIKIKQSVKVRQLLRDGDEQILKAFNPNYPIIQFTNRIKILGVVIEIRRKMTSSRTRSS; the protein is encoded by the coding sequence ATGGAAAATAAAGAAATCAGGCTAATCAATCTACATAAACTCCTTAAGGAGTCCAAAACGGCTGCCTCTTTGGCATATGCTGCCAACACGAGTCCGGCTTACATTAGCCAAATATTGAGCAAAAAAGCTAAAGGGAGTGTCGGTCATAAACTTGCCAGGAAACTGGAATTAGCTGCCGGAAAGCCAAAAGGTTGGCTGGACATAATGCATGATGAAGAAGCTAAACCGACAGTACCAATCAAACAGCTACCATTTGTTGAACCAGATAAAATTCATGAATGGTACTCAGGGAACACAGGAACACTGAACACCATGATTTCTACGGTCAGTGAAGAAAACAGAGTAGACACAACTGGTCTCTTTTGTTCCGAAATGACAGGAGATGCCATGATGTCTCCTATGAACGTTGCTGCCAGCATCTGCCCTGGCGATATAATTATTATTGACAAAAATGCTACTCCCTCCTTTGGTGATATCGTTCTCATTAAAATCAAACAATCCGTCAAAGTGCGACAATTGCTAAGAGATGGAGATGAGCAGATTTTAAAAGCTTTTAATCCTAATTACCCCATTATCCAATTTACCAATCGCATTAAAATCCTTGGTGTTGTTATTGAAATCAGAAGGAAAATGACCTCGTCCCGCACGAGGTCATCCTGA